The genomic region ATCCGGGTGATCGCCGCTTCGTAGTGACGGCGCGCCAGCTCGAGCAGCAGGGCCGGCTCGTCGGACACCATCCGGTACAGCACCCGGTGCCGCCGGAACTTGAGGATCGAGAGGGTGAACGCCTCGACGTAGTAGTTCGCTTGCGGCCCGGCGCGTTTCACTTCGTCGGCGATGTCGGCGAACAGGGCGATGTTCTCCCGCTCGATCACCGCCGCGACCAGCTCGTCACGGTTGGCGAACCGTCGGTAGATGGTGGTCCGGCTGACGCCCGCCCGGCGTGCGACGTCGTCGAGCGCCACCCGGTGAAAGCCTTGACGGTCGAACTCGATGACGGCGGCGTCCAGGATGGCCTGTACTGCGGCGTCAGGCTGCTCGGGCATAGCCCTTTTGCGCATAACCGTTGTACCGCAAACTCATTGGCAGGCGGTCCCACATCCAGTTCACCGGCCGAGACCGCCACAACGCGGCGAACCGCTGATAGCGCCGCTCCTGACGAGGGCTCCACGGCAGGCCCAGCAGGTCACGGGCGCGCGGAGGTAACCCGCCGGTGGTCAGGAACGCCGCGAGCGGGTTGAACGCCGGCGCGATCAGCCGCCACGCCCACCCGGGCACGCCCTTGGGGCGCGGAAAACCCTTGGTGACGTAGCCGACGCCGTACTTCGCGGTGGGATGGGCGACGACGATCTCGTCGAGCATCCGGTCCCAGTACCGCTCGAAGTCGTCGTAGTCGGCCGGCATCGGACGGTCGCTCACGCCGTAGCGGCGGTACCACGTCTTGGACTCGAGGTAGATCTGCTCCTTCTCCTCGCGGCTCAGCCGCTTGACGAACGTGTCGGCGAAATAGAGCACCTGCTCGACGAACGTCGCGTGCGCCCAGTAGTAGGTTTCGGGGTCCAGCGCGTGATACCGAGACACCTGGCCATCCGAGTGGGTCATCTCGCCCTTGATCCCGGTGTGGAAGTCACGCACCTGGGTGCCCGGATGGTCGTCGTCGGCGCCATAGACGGTGTTGAAGATGGGCGGCAGCGAGCGCTTCACCCGCGCCGCCGTGTCATCGAAGAACACCGAGTGGTCGAGCACGCCCTGGCCGAGTTCGGCCAGCATGTTCTGCAGCACCGCGGGCCGCGGCCCGATCAGGTACATGCGGTTGTCGCCGAAGTAGCGCCAGACCAGCGACTGCGGTCCCAGCGGCAGCGCGTCGTCCAGCTGTTCGGTCGGGTTGGCCAACTCGGTCATGTGAAACAGTGTTACAAATTCTGCACTTTGTACCAAGGGCTTGTGAGCGGCCTCACGCGTCGCGCCGAGCCGTCAGCGGCGCCGCAGCCGTCCGACACCCAGTACCACCAGCACACCGGCCACGGTGACCAGCAGCAACGCCAAGCCGACCAGCGGCGCGCCGTACTCCACCGAGGTGGTCGACGGTTCACCCTCCAGCGGCGGCGGCACCGGCACCGTCGTGGTCGCCGCGAGCCAGGCCAGCGCGGCGCCGGCGGCGGCCATCGCGGCGAGCGTCAGTTCGACCGCTGCGCGGGCTCGAGTCCTCACGGAGCCGGGTCCGGAGGGATGCGCTCCTCGAGGACCTGGGTGAGGATGGCGCGCAGCTGCCGATGCTTGCGCGCCCACGCCTGCGCCGAGCGGTCGTGGGTCAGCTTGAGGCCGATGCCGGTGCGGCCACGCGGCACACCGACGAGTTCACCGAGCGCGCGCGCCGACTGCCATTTCGGCTCCTCCTTGCCCGCAGCCTCGGGGTAGATCCGCACGATCTCGTCGGTGCGGATGGTTTCGGCGCCCTGGCGCAGATGATCGGGCGTCAACTCGACGGAGGTGTGGATCCGCGCCGCCTTGACCTGAATCGCGAGGAAGCCCGAGACCAGAACCAGGAAGATCGTCGGCACCAGCCACTGGAAGCCGTACCCCGCCGACGCCTGGATCAGCGCCATCGCCACCGCGGCTCCCGGGCCTGCGAGGACCCACAGCCAGCTCGCGCCCTGCTCGTAGAACAGCACGGGAGGCGAAACGCCGTTCTCGGTCACGGCACCTCCTCCGGCTTCACTGCGAACCACGAGCGGGCCGCAGGCTGGACGATGACCAGGACGCCGATCAGGAGCGGCAACAGCGCAGCCAGCGTGACGAGTTGTGCCACTCCCAATACGACGGCGAAGACGCCGACGACCAGCACGGCCGCCAGCGCGAGGCCAACGGTGGCCCGATAGAACCGGGCGTCGCCGCGGCGTGCGCGACCCGCGACGAACGCCAGCGCCCCCCCGACCAGCACGGAAATCAGGCCCGCACCGCGGTACAGCGTCAGATATTGCCGCAAGTCCTCATCGGTGACCGACGACGCGACAGCCGACCGGGCGTCGTCGAAGTCGGCGGCAGAAGCCATGAGGCCGCCGATGATGAGAAGCACTGCGCTGGTGAGGATGATCCAGAAAGCAACCTCGACGACACGCGGGCGCGGCGGTGGGGCGGTCATGGTCGGGTCAGCCTAACGCGTGAAGTAGGCGTGAGCGTCCTTGCGGTGCAGCAGAAACACCCCGCCGACGATGAGCACGGAACCCAGAATCGCGGTGACCGCATAGGCGAGCGCGACGGCCGCCGACCGCTCGACGCTGAACAGGTTGGTCACCACATACACCACCGACGCGAGCCCGCCGCCGGTCAGCACGGTCCTGGCCCACCGGTAGCCGTGGCGCATCAGGATCATAAAGGTCAGGACGACGGCCGCCAGCACCGCCACTATCACCAGCGATGCGGCCAGCAGCGGACCGGCCAGGTCCTGCTCGCGGGAGAACAACACGTCGATGATGTGGCCGGTGACCAGCAAGGGAAGCGCCACCACCCACAGCCAGAACCCGGTGTCGACGTCCTCCGGGCGGCCCTCGGGCTCGGCCGGCAAGGTGCTCACGCCAGCCAACCGGCGACGTCGGCCGCCCAGTACGTCAGCACGATGTCGGCGCCG from Mycobacterium sp. IDR2000157661 harbors:
- a CDS encoding oxygenase MpaB family protein translates to MTELANPTEQLDDALPLGPQSLVWRYFGDNRMYLIGPRPAVLQNMLAELGQGVLDHSVFFDDTAARVKRSLPPIFNTVYGADDDHPGTQVRDFHTGIKGEMTHSDGQVSRYHALDPETYYWAHATFVEQVLYFADTFVKRLSREEKEQIYLESKTWYRRYGVSDRPMPADYDDFERYWDRMLDEIVVAHPTAKYGVGYVTKGFPRPKGVPGWAWRLIAPAFNPLAAFLTTGGLPPRARDLLGLPWSPRQERRYQRFAALWRSRPVNWMWDRLPMSLRYNGYAQKGYARAA
- a CDS encoding TetR/AcrR family transcriptional regulator yields the protein MPEQPDAAVQAILDAAVIEFDRQGFHRVALDDVARRAGVSRTTIYRRFANRDELVAAVIERENIALFADIADEVKRAGPQANYYVEAFTLSILKFRRHRVLYRMVSDEPALLLELARRHYEAAITRMAEALHEIFPPGFAQRIGEPAVAELADTILRYAAMVLLLPSVHPLETAEDIRAFARQHFLPSLPAALRAVPTA
- a CDS encoding DUF3093 domain-containing protein codes for the protein MTENGVSPPVLFYEQGASWLWVLAGPGAAVAMALIQASAGYGFQWLVPTIFLVLVSGFLAIQVKAARIHTSVELTPDHLRQGAETIRTDEIVRIYPEAAGKEEPKWQSARALGELVGVPRGRTGIGLKLTHDRSAQAWARKHRQLRAILTQVLEERIPPDPAP